The DNA window TGGAACCGTATTTTGAACCGACTACAATGTCTCATCTGAAAGTTGTTGGCAGCTTATTTAACATGCATGTTGCCAGGAGGTTCTCAGTCGAAATCACAGAAATCTGGACTTCACATGGCATGAGATCAGCTTGACTACACCACCAAATGGGGCTGGTCCCGCCACATGAACCAGTtgaaggaattgaaaaaaactcagTCAGCAAGCAGTTACGGTGAACTGTGGTAGTGTTTTTTATTACAACATGATCTGTGGAGAATATTTGGATGACCTCTCAGAGAAAGAACCATGGGAAAACTGGAAGAAGGACGTGGTGTAGATAAGTGTAGCCAAGGAGATTTTTATTGCTCACAGCATTGTTTTCCGTGCATAGAGAGTATTTCAAACCAAAGTATCTGCTATCCGAAGAAGAAGTGGTCGGTCACGTTCAGCCACAGCAGCAAATAGCCGCTATATCGTGTAACTTCCCCATGTGCGTTTTTTCGAGGGTGCATTCACTCTTGAGTTCATTTTTATGGATGTCAATGCGCAACCGCATCGAACAGCGCCAACAGACGTGGGTTCTTTCCTGCCCGCTTCACAATGGATGGAACTGCTGAACTAGACACAGCGATCTTCGCCAACGAATATAGAAAACaatatataggggaaacgggacgcccacTGTGTGTTCGAGTCAAGGAGCATCCAAATGGACTTACGAAATCTAACCTCTCCACCCCGctcggagcacaccgtagaataagCCGTCTAAAATCCCAAATAGAGGTAGAGGTTACTATACTATCGTTAgagtccgagatcatagcACCCAGAACACTAGAGACATTTTGGATCACCGCCAAATCTATCTATTCCTTCTTCCAGTTTCGCGATGGTTTTTCTCCTTGTGAACTCGTCCAAATGCCAGTATAACTGgctaaaaagaattttcttcggATCACATCGCTATCTTATGAAAGTCCATCTTAGTTAGACTTTAAAGGTGTCCATAGGGCAGAACAAAGGCCAGAAGAAGGACACTGGCAACTCTACGTAGTCCCATTTCTGGGCTATTGCatggaaaagagaaagtaaAACTATGGGAAACAAGGAGTGAAGAACTTCGTAGAAGTCCTGTCTTGTGCTGCTCCTATGGAAGGTGGTGAATGCGCACCTCTATCGAGAAGTCAATGCGTCACTCCGATACAATACAATTTGCAACGAGTGTGACGCCTTTCAAAAACTCATCGTTAAAGTAGGAGATGACGTTGTCAGTTCAGAAGAATAACAATCTCGAAGCAAGATTTGCCAGCAACAGTACCCGGAACTCCCAATATGCTGCTTTGATGATGGGCACGTAGTGAATGTCATCTTCGCAGTGCTCTGGATCTAGTCCACCGTAAGTGTATACACCTCCGAATTCACCATTTGATTCTAAAAACAGCAGTGTAGACTGCTTCCATTTTCTTGAACATATTCGCAGTCAATAAGTACTTTTTACATCATAGTCACGTAAATATTCTCAGCCGCGGATTATACTTGTTCACTTATAGGCAAGGTGAGTGTCGTGTCATTGTCGGTAGCATATCACGACACTGACAATGTTGGCGTCTGTGTGGACGAATATAGGGTTCGAGATGTATGTGTATGGACGTAGGTGTAATCGGGATATACGGATatattacgagtatgagcgtggtccCAATCAATTCCTCCGATTTGTCCTGAAAAATAGCGTGGAAAACGGCATTTGCTCCCACGACGTACGTGAGAACTCACCACCTTTGTGCAAGCCCAGGGTCGACAGGCGAACGATCAAAGATTAGTGAGTTCTCCTCAACAGCCTAATCAAGAAAAGACAATGAATATTGTGAAGGAACCGGAGTGTGAACAAGGGTTGCCCGTTCTCACCTCGCCCgaaggaactaaagcggtccccctgccgtttttcagaatttttgggAGAATCGAGCGTGAAAATGCTCATCCTCGTAGCCTACACTCCGAACTGTATATTTGCACGCAGAGACCCTAACATTGTTAGTTTCGTGATAAGCTTTCGAACTTTACTTGTGGAGGAGAGCCTCGCTTATATTTGTAGAAGCTCTCATAATCCCAGAGTTTAAATGTTTATTCTTTGGAAGATTTTTGATTTAGCATTTATGAAATCGATGTTAACATTGAAGAAGTAGGAAACGTACCAAATGACCCTCCTTTCAGATAAACAGTGAATACAGGTTCTACTAGGCCGAGCTTATAAGCCCGCTCAAAAATTGGCACAGCACCGGTATTGGAGAGCCCAGAAAATGACATCCCAAAGATTCCTTCGATTGGGTGCTGGAAGATGAAAATTTGTCTTGGGAATACTTGAGACACTTCAGACCGTACAGGAAAATAGAATCTCTGTCCACCCATTCTGTCCATGTTGTGTGGAACAATTGCTTTCATTTGAAAGGGTTGAAGCTTATCCGGAAGCAAAATTACTTTGGAAGGCTTTCTCTTAGAAAGAAAGCGTAGAAATCCAATGAAAGAAAGCGTTAAGTTTCAGTTcaaaaagttaaagaaaaatatagccAAGATATTCACTAGAGAGTGTTCATCATTCAACGTTTTGAAACAATTTCTATAAGTGTGAGGAGAAATGTCTTGCAAGCTTTCTCTACTAACCACAAATAAGTTAATAATTGGCATTTTCACTTAGCTTTCAAGTTATTTCATAGTGATATTCTATCACCTTAACATTCCCTTgacttgactcccgttgatctttgAGCTGAGCGAGCGGGCgctagtaattcttccatttgtcctgatcgagtgccagagtagcccagtggttgcTCCTTTCGCATGgcacacgaagagcatcataatttttttttgaaggatatcgtgaagaaatctgagcattgggtcggcggtcttcctgtagcgCGCTTAATaccgcggggaacccagtcgctcacggctctggtccaacagttgtcgttaaagcgcatcacgtgtccggcccaccttattttacattccttggcaaacgcggcggcgtctctaatctgcgatcgctgacgtaggagagaacttcgaatcccgtccctcacttgcgtgaaacgggatactagCATCAccctctcaattgcgcgttcattgacgctcaccgcgttttcttcctgcttgcgcaatgcccaggtttccgaagcataggtcaaagcagggagtacggtggtgttgaagagatgagcacggagccgggtattcctggtcttcttcactacatcctcgatgctcttgtacgctccccaagctgCTCGTCTcttcctgcccagctcgggggtcaggtcgttcatcatgttcaattcccgacccagataaatgtagctggtgcattcgggtATGTTCGTTCCGATGAGCGTGAATGgagcatccgagacccatccgttccgcatgaacatcgtcttttgtaggttcagctgaagaccgatgcatccacatgtttcgtcgaattcggtcagcattcgttgcGTTTgtctgatgctaggtgttcttagtacgatgtcatcagcaaagcacAAATGGTgcagctgccgaccatcaaccttcactcccatgccgtcccattccaactttcgcattgcgttctcgagggtgggtgtgaatatttttggtgaaattgtatcaccctgtcggacccccctcttcacgtcgaagatgatgttcttgtagaatgacgaaattccggtcgtgaagttactgtacaactctcgaggTACCTTTATgcactgagtagggacgccttggttgtccaagagTCCCACGACCGCTTTCGTtccaactgagtcgaaggacttcttcaagtcgatgaaggtgagacagagcggcatcttgtactctcgtgatacctcgatgagtttcgaaacagtgtgaatgtggtcaatcgtgctgaatccttttcgaaacatGGAACATGGGACAGCTGAATTGAGTAACACCTTTGCTGACTTTGGTTTAAGCGTTGAAGATcaccaaagaaaaacttcttgaaaAGTCAATTTACTACTGTCAGGAAAAACTCGGTAGCAAAATTGCTCCATGCATTTACAACAATGTCATTTTGACTGCACTCCCTATCTTTCTCTTTCGTTGCGTGTATTCTCGAGTGCAGTTGATGCACGTAACTGCATACTCACTACTATTCGAAGttatgtatttttcttttatctgcATTTCTGTACTTTTTCTGTGCTTTCTTTGCCTTTCATCAAGAGGATTTCATTCGCGAGGCAAGAGTCTGATAAAAATTTCATGAGTACAATCAATGCATGGAAAGCTCAGAAAAAGCTTAAGAAGGAGTTCCAAAAATCCGCTGGGTGATGCAAACGTATTGTACTAAAGTCATAGGCTTAAAGAAAAGACATAAATCTTTAGATTTTACATCACGTTGTCTACAACACCTGTGAATTGTTCGCTGTAGTGGAGCATTGCGGAAACATTCTGGAGTTGTCTGCACGATAAGCACCTAAGCACCTCATTATCACAAAACAAAAGCTACTATATCAAAGAAGTTCCTCAGAGAGTTGACTCAATCACTATTCGGTgttaaaacaatgaaaaaacaaacaatggcTGAAGTTAATGACGACGATATCCTTAATGACTGGGAGTTGGTCAGTATAGCAGAGACATTACATCCCTTACTAAAAACTCTGCCCTAAAAACTTTTCTGCTTGCATTTTCTTGGTTTATCTGGTTAACATCGCACAGGCTGCTCTTaatttaaaagcagcgtatggAGTTCGGAGTATGGATTACGGGTGTGGGCTTAGCTCCTTTCGATTCCCccagtcgtcctgaaaaacggcatgggaaggACGGTTTCCCCCACGAAGTACGCAACACATTTGTGCACGAGCTGCATCCACAAACGAGTGGTCGAGAATTAGTGAGATCTTCTCAGCATCGTTCAAGCGACATCAATGAATAGACAACAGCTGAGGGGACTAGAACGTGCACATAGAGGCGctttctaacgcacctcgtaaTAACTAACGGGATTCCCACGTTGTTTTTAAGGGCGATAAGGGAGAGCCGAACAGGTCACGCtaatactcgtaatctacaccccaacTATATACTTGCCCATCGAGACCTCaatatcgtcagtttcgtgatgtCCTGTTTTCAAcctcgtggatttttttttaaatgtcgaCATCGAACAGGGGACATAGAACAGTGGACAGAATCGCATGTTGATAAGAATTTTCTCATGTGACCATAACTTATTGCTTACGTCGGCAAAGAATTCCGCGACTTCGAAAGCTAAGCCAATTTGACTACCGGGAACGGTAAGACGATTGTCCCCAGATTCACCGAAGCGTACTGTGTCGTTTCCGTAGAAACCTCCCGCACTTCCAGTTCCATACTAAAAATAGCACATATataataacagaaataacacatataaaaaagagaaagaaattatctttttctttgcaccGAAACAacttaataaaaagaaaaaattacgcTTTTAGTGCTTGAAGTTTTAAAGATTGAAATCTCACCCCAATGAACCAGCGTCCTTCCATTGgaatgaaggtttttgattttgctgcTTCGAAGTAATGTTTGCCACTGCACCCATATCCTTCCTTTTTGTATTCTTGGATCACGCAACACGATTTCTCGTGGCAGAAAATGTCGCATATCACTTCAGACATAAAAAGTTAGAATACGGAACCACATGCCTGTATATTTTGCCCTTCTAGGTATGTTCGAACAGATAATGCTATCTAAAGGTAGTACAAGCACAGGTGAAATTTGATGCTGCGTTCTTTCCACTAGTATGTAATGTTCACGACTCAGTTATTAAGAGTACAAGCGGAAATGGGAAGCACCTTCCATCCACCAAGGACTGAGTTTTCAGCTTAACcgaaacaactctttacaacCTTATGAATGATAAAATCCACTCAACGCGCTTTGATTTCATCACTTTCACTGATACACTTCGCTTTATTAGAATCGGTGTTCTGTGCTCTCGTTCTGATTTGTGAAAACTGAATCAAGAGCTGTGCCGAATAGTGGGAATGGTGGAAAGAATTCTGCACTGCATATTCCTGAGATCGCTGATTTCAGATTTACTTCTACGTTaaatcctttttctttacGTTAGCTCGCACTAATAGTTTCTGGTTGGAACTTTTGTGCAGatttcataaataaaattgatgcAAGACAACTCAaagtaattgaaattttaaataaattttattttttttttttttcattttcgattcAAATTGAATTTGTTCAAGAAAGAACGATTTACATCCAAAATCACACTCGGCTGCCTCACATCCTGGCCTTTTTCGAGGCATGCATGTGATATCAGGAACCCAGAAGGCCGAAGATCCAGTGTCAGGAATCATCTATATTTACAAACTCAATGTAACAATTTCCAAGCGGAGCAACATCACAAAAACAAACCAGGAATTTTTGCTCCGGATTGCCTACTGTAATAACTGCGAGGAACTCCATGTCAAAGTAGTTGTACGCCTTAAAAATCGCGTTGATCACGTAATTCCATAAGTCATCAGTTGATAGTGTGATTACACAAATTTTCTAGCAACTTTACTAACAGTTAccattgaaagaaatttctttattttcatgttcGCCGTGCACTTGTACAGCAGCGCTCGATATCTgtttttctcacttctttATACCATAATGATCCAAGATTGAAGAAGGACATTTGGCTCCAGATGCGGTCGCAAGGTGCACACTATCCAGGGGTTCCTGTAGCATGAGCGCCACTGCGGATGAATCGCATCCGCCGCGACCATACGTGTGTAGATTTAAGTTAATCCACTCCATCTTTTCAGaggaacaaaacgaaaaacgaaCCATTTTTTTATGTCACGGAGACCCTTATAATCCAAAAGTTCTGCTGCAGTTATCAGTTGGTAAATTTTAGACTCACTTCATGAGAATATTTGTTGATACCGTCCAAGTCCTTCATCATCTCCACacgtcttttttccatttccttcaCATACGCTCTCCACGTTCCTTTGCGCATCATTTGAATCATTTTTGATTCAACTTTTATGAGAGGAAGCTTATATACTTTAGCCACCGTGACAGCGGCCAAGCAGAACAGGAGAAGAGGAAAGGATGTCATATCTGAATATCTGAATTCATGTGTCATATATGGAcaactttgatttttcaggtataaacaacaacacacaATAAATTAATTTGGACAAGTTCAAAGGTTCTGATTCCATGGTTCCGCACGGTCCATCTAATCCTTtggaagaaacaaacaaaagcagCCGTGCAAGTTTGTCTCTTTCTCTAAGAAACGGAGGGAAAATACCGACGTTTCCTTCAGAATCTACTGAGATTGATCGAATCCAGTTCCGTTTCCTTCCCATACTGAGAACTAATGTGAAATGTTATGCGATGTTACGCCACAGATTTTGGGCATAAACGTCCTATGGTATAATTGACCACATGTAATATTATATAGGATGCAAGGAGTCTGAACGAGCGGCTAACACCCCAATTCAGAATTCCCAAACCTTACATTACATCTGCTCCCTTAGCGCACCTTCAGTGGCCAATAGAACTATTGAATAAGGGCACCTCCTACTAATTTCTGCGACAGAATTAAAACAAATTAACATCCACCGTTTTTCGTGCAAAGCTTTTTTCGCTCTTCTTGTgagaaatataataaattataaaatataaaatataatataataaataaatctttatAGTGGTCTTCATAAAGATGTCAGCAATACATCTAAGAAATATTAAAACTCGATCCGCGCCAATTTCCCTCCGATACCGCAACAATTCGAAAGCATTATTCGAGGTATGTATTTGTCCTACTGCTTTCCCCAGCCTTTAACACAGAATGATGTGGTAAGATGAAATGACGTGATTTATATCATCATCCTCAAAGGTGATAAAACGCTGGAGATGGGGTTCCAGACTCCGGGATCCCaggcggttccgctcatttctctccAATCAGCTTTAAAAAAGACGTCGTTTTTTATGGTTTTCGTTGCAACGCGCtacccttgcgcacgcgccacGCACACGTGCGAGCAGTCCACAACCCCATCTTTAGCTTCTCCCATGGATTCCTCCACTACGTCAAACTCGTGGTATTTCGTAAACAGAATTAGAGCAAATTCCAATTTTCGGCAACTTAAGTATTTATGAATACAGCTATCGTCCTAGACAGTTATTGTAGTGGACGACCAATTGATTAATGGTTGACAGTTTTAGTTGCACATCCTTTGGTAGCATAAGTGTGCGTATGTTAACAATTAGATCAAGATAACATGTTCAGTTCTAATCATTtatattcgggtcaaaacgacttaaaGGACGGTGCAGATGCGTCTACGGTTGCGcccgaagcgacgcggtggagaattggaatcgaggtgagaccatcccGAAATGCAGCAATGAGTGGTGATGAAAAGGCTCCTCACTCGATCTAAttgctacgcttcaccgcaccgctttgagcgcaaccgcctacgcaaatgcactgttCTTCATGTTGACTCCACTAAAGGTTGTATTGAGTGGTAGTTTTCTGGTTGAAAGGAACTATTTGGCGCCAATGTTATTAGCCTATTGCCAGCATCATTTCTCAAATAAGGAGAAAATGGTTAACTAATCGTTATATATTGCCTAGAAATGCCAGGGAAGTCCTAACGTAGTTGTGTTCATTCGACAGGACACACGCACCATTAGAGATCGAAccatattattcatattcttcCCTTGATAACCACTGCAGCAGGCACTACACTATTGTGTACTACACTATGTTCGTCTCCTCTAGCAGGGTTCGTCGAAGTAAAATCACGTGAACTAGTGCCTTTTGACAGTTCTTGATAAAGCACGTAGAGTTGTTTATCCGATAACAGCCCTTCGCAAAATCGGTAGCAAAATGTAGACAAAGTACATTTTCCGAATGAGACGTTTTTGCGTCTCACAACGCGATGTTTTTTCGCACGGCCTGGACAATCAATCATTATTTCGTTTCGAACACAATGTATGCACAACAAGAAACCGATGTCGGGATCTCTGTGcacaaatatagagttcggagtgTACTTTACTAATATGCGCGTGATTCCAATCATTCGCCTCTCTGTACACGTTCTGGTTACCCCAGCTGTTTTCTCATTGGTTTCAGTTcaataggctgttgaggagaCCTTACTGATTTTCGACTACTCGCTtgtggatgcggcgcatgcacaagggtTGGAcgttttcacgtacctcgtaggaacaaacgccattTCTCACGGAATTGttcaggacgattaaggggaattgagcggaaccacacaCCCTTTCGCAATCTACACTTCGAACTacatatttgcccacagagatcCAACATCGTCGGTCTCGTGATAGACTGCTTTTAAGCAGAAGCTTGACAACGTGTAATTTCCGTACTTCGATGCAACTGAGAagcatttcttctttcaaaagaaaaaaaatgctatggGAACCTGTTCGGCTTTTTAAGTTCACGATAACAGTCATTTTCGATCAGGTTACCACTACCCTAGAtatcttttctcaaaaaaatttcttcttctttctaataCTGCAGTGAGATTTAATCTAAGGTATGTATATCATCTGCTAAATTTACAATTTGCTCcactatttttctctcaaaatttgcaaaaggTGGATACAAGAGTTAGTTTAGAATTAGTGCTGCTCTTAGTGACTTTTATGCTCTTTTGAATAAGGTAACAGAGACATGAAAGATGGAGAAAGGTGAAGTGCATAATGGAATCTGAATTTCcttatttcaaatttgttcGAGTCTATAGGAATACAAGAATAGGAGTTTGCATCAAAACCAATGCTTCTACTTCTTGTTGCTCATAATCCTATGGTTTCGTTCTCTCTAAATCTTGCAGGATTATAGGCGTCCAGCAGGAATCTGCCGAATTTTTTCCTACGTTGTTTGCGAAAAGGTTGTTAGCTCGAGCAGAAAACTACTCTAATTGTGcagatataataaaatatagtagggtcaaaacgacgtgaagcacgtacgcaattgcgtacgcggcttctctcgaggcgcttcgatgGAGCGTGGCGGCTAGgggcgtggtgaaaccctcgCTTGCGACGTTCCCAGCTCGGTTCCAAtccgccgcgccgcttcgagcacaaatgcaccgcaactaaaCACGTGAATCACGGCGTTTTGACCCGTCTATAAGGCTGAAGTCCCAGAATAATGTTTGCGAATGCAGTAAAATGCATCTagaaataactgaaaaaacaCTTCACAGTGGGCATTGATCACAATGTTGTGAAGCCCACATTTCATAATAGGCGTCGTTTTCAAGCGTAGTTTTTAGTATAAATTTACTATCAGTTCATTTCTGTATCACAGATTTGCAATGCACCCATACTAGTGGGTACCATACTAATACAAAAGTAGGTGaaaatagataaacaaaatAGCAGACTGAAACATTGACGTTCTATGAATGCAACGAGGCCGTACTGGAAGAGAATAAAACATGCAGTGAAATAAATTTATCATTTAGACGTATTTTGTGTTAACGCCATTTATCGATGCATGCGGTTTGCTAGCTTCACTTATCTTATCTAGTCAAGCGacacaaaaagaaagtttttctgtgcaaaaagagaaggaaaaaatgtttcgAAATAATCATGTTGTGTGATAACGGGTTTGTGTTtggttttgaaatatttggacTTCTGCGTGAAAAGTGCAATAGAAGTCCGAAAGAAGCTTAAACTCGtgcttctttcaaaatatgaatcagaaagaaagaggaagaaagtggTGGTGTGGTCGCgcctccccaacgatgcagcTTGTTACGCGACAGCTTGCTACAGAACGTGGGTAACTATGTTGTGGTCCAACTTGGGCGATCCGATAATATAGCTTAAACTACCAACAGATACTACCACAATAATTATAGtctatatatattataattgtGGATCATACGAGCTAGAGCGAAAGATCTAAAAAACTCAACGACAAAAAGtgtgcaaagaaagaaaaattagaggtGAGGCTAAACCTCTACACCTTTTCGGGTTTTGCGTAACCCCCAAAAGGTGTgggaatttaatttaaatgagATTTATGGCAGAAGTAATGTATATTAATACTTTATTTCGGCAAGTATGAAACCGGGAGAATAAAGGCGTTAGCTAGGCAAATTTGACACATATTTTCTCTATTGTCActtattcttctttgaatATATGTACACCAGGTTTTGTAACCACAAAGCAAATACTGCTGCGACCACCTGCCAGACTTGACAAGGTTCTTTTCTGGCTGTTTTCAAAGTTTAGCGTAACCTAAACCGATAAATACTTTGAGAACTGAAGGTGATAACCATacggaaaaaattacaaaatgcaTCCACTTTAATAACGAGAACCAAGAACTAACCAGTTCCTCTCTATCACGAATGGAGCTTGCCGTCGTATAGTACGTCCTAATTCCTTCGAGAAAACCACTAAAGCAACgaaattaaggagaaattttgttcatCATGTAAAgttctaaaaagaaaagaagtggcCCAGCTATATCATagtagtagagtcaaaacgacgtgaagcacggtgcagctgcgttaGCGGCGGCGCTGGGAGCGGCGCGGCGGTTAGGATTGGGGAGGACCATTGCTGGGACCATTtgtcgctgcagttcgcggtggtcccacctcgattccaactgctacgctccaccacccCGCTTTGAGGgcagccgcatacgcaaccgtatcgtgcttcatgtccgtTGCTGTCCGACCCGACTATTACTCCTATTGCTATATAAACAAAAACCCGCTCCCGGTCCTACTCGATTCTGGTGTTCTTCGAACTCACCCATGGTGGATAAAAGAGGCTGTTGGGAATGGTCAGTCCCgttatttttcctcttccatGAGTGGTAATAGAAGGACAGGTGAAGTTATTGTGTTTGCGTTTGAAGTTTACCTTTGCGTTTGAAATGTACATGTAACAGCGTCTCCATTTGATGAATGGAGGAGCGGAAGCGCCGCTTGGAcacaatttaaatttttttttaacgattcTGAAGGTTGTAGTAATCTAACGAATTCGCTcatgtgcagcgccgcatctcgTTCTATCTTAcctttgttcactttttttttttgttagaggtgtttaattttcaaaagccAAAACTAATTATTAAGACTACTTGAGCGCGGAAGAATACTCACATCCTTTCTCTGATAACATCGAGAACATAGTCAAGAGTGTAGTCCGAAGGTAATTCCTTTTCCAGTTTCTCTCTCACTATCCTTGATttgatcttgaaaaaaagatctaattttaatttaaaaaaaaatgaaaacccAAAGGAATTTTCCGCTGTAATTGGGCTGTTCTTGTACTTACGAGGACTGAAGAACGGCGCCGCAGATATAATCAGGTATTCTGTTAATGTTTTCCCTTGATCAAGGATGACGAACATAGACAGTACGGTCTTTAAAGAAAGTTTCCTTTCTCGAACAACACCGCCGCGACGTGTTGCCGTCAATTGGAATGAAGAGACTCTCCCATTCAAGAGAATAAGAGGCCCAGAAGTACAGTAAAAGTAATTCTGGGTTGAGCAATGTTATCAGTGGATGTGACGGGAACccacaaggaaaaaatatccttaaaaaaaccttttttttttttttttttttttttttggggaaaattttttaaaaaattggggGGCCCCCCTTCCGGGGGGGGGgcctcttccactcgtttcgttccctcgccattacCATCCAAGGTGTTCTCatgtttcgtgagtgacgttgacgaggtccttgagccgtatccatgGCGTTTAGcaccactctagcgttcttttagtctatctatcgtcgattcttctcatgatgtgaccagcccatctatgttttgctctcgatacatattccgctgggtcgcgaagacgggacattcctcttaaatcGGAggtgcgaagaccggctagatGTTGTGTGCGCGGGTTAAAcatcagaagacatctctcaagggctctgtgggaagtaagtagcttcctagacgtggcaatGGTGTCTGTGTCCCACGTCTCCGTTGCGTAAGAGAATTGGAAagtggaagaactgtcgagtcgttttccatgttcatagaacgcctgaggtatacgtatgacgaagtttccacgatttgggtgCCTTCAAGTTGCACTcttccgtcctcgcagtgggcgttcttcatg is part of the Necator americanus strain Aroian chromosome V, whole genome shotgun sequence genome and encodes:
- a CDS encoding hypothetical protein (NECATOR_CHRV.G20056.T1), translated to MGRKRNWIRSISVDSEGNVGIFPPFLRERDKLARLLLFVSSKGLDGPCGTMESEPLNLSKLIYYMTSFPLLLFCLAAVTVAKVYKLPLIKVESKMIQMMRKGTWRAYVKEMEKRRVEMMKDLDGINKYSHEAYNYFDMEFLAVITVGNPEQKFLMIPDTGSSAFWVPDITCMPRKRPGCEAAECDFGLICDIFCHEKSCCVIQEYKKEGYGCSGKHYFEAAKSKTFIPMEGRWFIGYGTGSAGGFYGNDTVRFGESGDNRLTVPGSQIGLAFEVAEFFADVLIVQTTPECFRNAPLQRTIHSTIDHIHTVSKLIEVSREYKMPLCLTFIDLKKSFDSVGTKAVVGLLDNQGVPTQCIKVPRELYSNFTTGISSFYKNIIFDVKRGVRQGDTISPKIFTPTLENAMRKLEWDGMGVKVDGRQLHHLCFADDIVLRTPSIRQTQRMLTEFDETCGCIGLQLNLQKTMFMRNGWVSDAPFTLIGTNIPECTSYIYLGRELNMMNDLTPELGRKRRAAWGAYKSIEDVVKKTRNTRLRAHLFNTTVLPALTYASETWALRKQEENAHPIEGIFGMSFSGLSNTGAVPIFERAYKLGLVEPVFTVYLKGGSFESNGEFGGVYTYGGLDPEHCEDDIHYVPIIKAAYWEFRMERYTIGQQTNDYGWNVISDTGSSFIGVMEYVSQQVAKEVNATYFPEENRFYIDCNAKVNMTLTIGGRDYTIETKNLIMEVKEGKCLIAMYPVYFSMFTPLWILGDPFIKQYCNIHDMGAQRIGFARAKSV
- a CDS encoding hypothetical protein (NECATOR_CHRV.G20056.T2), whose protein sequence is MGRKRNWIRSISVDSEGNVGIFPPFLRERDKLARLLLFVSSKGLDGPCGTMESEPLNLSKLIYYMTSFPLLLFCLAAVTVAKVYKLPLIKVESKMIQMMRKGTWRAYVKEMEKRRVEMMKDLDGINKYSHEAYNYFDMEFLAVITVGNPEQKFLMIPDTGSSAFWVPDITCMPRKRPGCEAAECDFGLICDIFCHEKSCCVIQEYKKEGYGCSGKHYFEAAKSKTFIPMEGRWFIGYGTGSAGGFYGNDTVRFGESGDNRLTVPGSQIGLAFEVAEFFADHPIEGIFGMSFSGLSNTGAVPIFERAYKLGLVEPVFTVYLKGGSFESNGEFGGVYTYGGLDPEHCEDDIHYVPIIKAAYWEFRMERYTIGQQTNDYGWNVISDTGSSFIGVMEYVSQQVAKEVNATYFPEENRFYIDCNAKVNMTLTIGGRDYTIETKNLIMEHVHSLMDTRRSIH
- a CDS encoding hypothetical protein (NECATOR_CHRV.G20057.T1); the protein is MDTAQGPRQRHSRNMRTPWMIKSRIVREKLEKELPSDYTLDYVLDVIRERIGFLEGIRTYYTTASSIRDREELVTLNFENSQKRTLSSLAGGRSSICFVVTKPGVHIFKEE